From the Streptomyces sp. NBC_00390 genome, the window CTGCTCCGGCAGCAGCCGCAGAACCCCCGGCACGGATGCCGGGGGTTCAGAAGCCCTGAGCTCACAAGCCGGGGGTCAGAAGCCGGGGGGCTCCGTGTAGGTGCCCCACTCGTCGCGCAGCGCGTCGCAGATCTCGCCCAGTGTGGCCTCGGCCCGCACCGCGTCCATCATCGGCGTGATCATGTTCGATCCGTCGCGCGCCGCGGCGAGCATCGCCTCCAGCGAGGACTTCACGAGCGCGTCGTCCCGCCCGGCCTTGCGGTCGGCCAGCACGCGCACCTGCTCGCGCTCGACCTCGTGGCTGACCCGCAGGATCTCCAGGTCCCCGGTGACCGAGCCGTGGTGGACATTCACGCCCACGACGCGCTTGTCGCCCTTCTCCAGCGACTGCTGGTAGCGGAAGGCCGACTCGGCGATCTCTCCGGTGAACCAGCCGTCCTCGATCCCGCGCAGGATGCCCGAGGTCATCGGGCCGATCGGGTGCTGTCCGTCGGGGTGCGCCAGACGCCCCCGGTCCTTGATCCGGTCGAAGATCTTCTCGGCGTCGGCCTCGATCCGGTCCGTGAGCTGCTCCACGTACCAGGAACCGCCGAGCGGGTCGGCGACGTTGGCGACGCCGGTCTCCTCCATCAGCACCTGCTGGGTGCGCAGGGCGATCTCGGCGGCCTGCTCGCTGGGGAGGGCGAGGGTCTCGTCGAGGGCGTTGGTGTGCAGGGAGTTGGTGCCGCCGAGAACCGCGGACAGGGCCTCGACGGCCGTACGCACCACGTTGTTGTACGGCTGCTGGGCGGTGAGCGAGACACCGGCGGTCTGGGTGTGGAAGCGCAGCCACTGGGCCTTGTCGGTCTTCGCGCCGTACACCTCCTTCATCCACCGCGCCCAGATCCGGCGCGCGGCACGGAACTTGGCGATCTCCTCGAAGAAGTCGAGGTGCGCGTCGAAGAAGAAGGACAGGCCGGGCGCGAACGTGTCGACGTCCAGACCGCGGGACAGGCCCAGCTCCACATAGCCGAAGCCGTCGGCGAGGGTGTACGCGAGCTCCTGCGCGGCCGTCGCGCCCGCCTCGCGGATGTGGTAACCGGAGACCGACAGGGGCTTGTACGCGGGGATGCCCTGCGCGCAGTGCTCCATCAGGTCGCCGATCAGACGCAGATGCGGCTCGGGCTGGAAGAGCCACTCCTTCTGCGCGATGTACTCCTTGAAGATGTCGGTCTGCAGCGTGCCGTTCAGCACGGCCGGGTCGACGCCCTGGCGCTCGGCGGCGACCAGATACATGCAGAAGACCGGCACGGCGGGCCCGGAGATCGTCATCGACGTCGTGACATCGCCGAGCGGGATGTCCTTGAACAGGACCTCCATGTCGGCGGCGGAGTCGATGGCCACACCGCAGTGGCCGACCTCGCCCAGGGAACGCGGGTCGTCCGAGTCGCGGCCCATCAGGGTCGGCATGTCGAAGGCGACGGAGAGCCCGCCGCCGCCGGCGGCCAGGATCATCTTGTAGCGCTCGTTCGTCTGCTCGGCATTGCCGAAGCCGGCGAACTGGCGGATGGTCCAGGTGCGGCCCCGGTACCCGGTCGCGTGCAGACCGCGGGTGTAGGGGTACTCACCGGGCCATCCGATGCGCTCGAAGCCCTCGTAGGTGTCCCCGGGCCGCGGCCCGTAGACCGGCTCGACGGCATCGCCGGAGAGCGTGGTGAAGTCCGCGTCCCGCTTGCGGGCCTTGTCGTAACGGGCCTGCCAGCGTCGGCGGCCTTCCTCGATGGCGTCAGCGTCCATACCTTCAATTTACTAGGACGTCCTAGTAAATGTCGATGGCAACGCTGCGTAGCAGCGGATGAACGCAGTGGCCGCGGGCCGTGCCCGCGGCCGTTCGGAGGTGTCAGGCCTCGGCCTTGACCGGGCTCACGGCGTCCGCGATGTGCCGGCGGGTCTCCCGGGTGATCTTCGGCTCGACGAAGAAGGAGGCGAACGGAATGCAGCCCGCGGCCAGCACCCACAGCAGCTTGCCGAACGGCCACTTCGCCTTGGAGCCCAGATCGAAGGCGAAGATCACGTAGACGATGAAGAGCACACCGTGGATCTGCGAGATCAGCATGGTGTCGCCGACGTGGAACGCGTACTTCGCGACGATCGCCGCGGTGAAGACAAGCAGCCACACGGCGGTGATGTAGGCCATCGCCCGGTAGCGGGTCAGCACATTCGCTTTCATGGCCCTGAGCGTAACCGGGCGCAAGGGGCGATCTTCGCCCGGGTCGCGCCCTGCCGGCACGGTCTATTTCGCGTCGAAGTCGTCCGCCGCGATCCGCAGCGGGCGCAGCAGCGCGAAGATCTCCGCGCACTCCTCCGCGTCGTACGCGCCGAGCCCGAAGTCCATGGCCATCAGGTCGCGGGTGGCCGCCTCGACCACCTCGCGCCCCTTGTCCGTGATGGAGGCCAGGGTGCCGCGGCCGTCGTTCGGGTTCGGGCGCTTGTCGACCAGACCGGACCTCACCAGCCGGTCGACGGTGTTCGTGACCGAGGTCGGGTGCACCATCAGACGCTCGCCGATCTTGGACATCGGCAGCTCGCCGGCCTTGGAGAAGGTGAGCAGCACCAGCGCCTCGTACCGCGCGAAGGTCAGCCCGTACGGCTTGACCACGGCGTCGACCTCAGCGAGCAGGATCTGGTGGGCGCGCATGATCGAGGTGATCGCTGCCATCGAGGGCACCGGCCCCCATCGCTGCTGCCAGAGCTCATCGGCTCGGGCGATGGGGTCGAAGGGAAGACTGAGCGGCTTCGGCACGGCACCGACCTTACCCACTGGTCACATGCTGGTCAGCCCTGTCTCGCTCTTCGGTCCCTTCAGTCTTTCGGCCCAACGCGCACGGCGGACGCCGGTACCGCGCGACGTGCCTGATCACAGCGATCGTGCACAGGGTTCCGACGGCTCCGGCCCCGGCGACGACCAGGACCTCCTGCGGTGCCGGTTCGCCGTGTCCCCGCTCTGGGAGACCCAGGCGGCCGTCCGCAGCGGCTCTTGCTCGCTCCTTCCACCGTGTCCGCGCATCTGGCGGTGCTGCGGGACGCGGGTCCGCCGACCTCGCGCCGCTACGGCCATCAGGTGCTGTACGAGCGCGGCGGCGTGCGCTCGTACGGCGGAGGCGGTGGCGGACCACCCGCTCCGCCGGGCGGGGAGGCGGAGAGGACCCGGCCAAGATCGGACGGTTGTGAGCGCTCGCTCAAACAGCAGGCACGGAAGAGCCCCCGGCCCGTCGGGCCAGGGGCTCTCGGCACAACTCGCGGGGTCAGCCCGCCAGATGGCGTTCCACGGTCTCGACCTTGGAGGTCAGCGCGTCCGTCACTCCCGGGCGGATGTCGGCCTTGAGGACGAGGGAGACGCGCGGCACACGTTCCTCGACGGCGGCGACGGCGCGCCTGACGACGTCCATCACCTCGTCCCAGTCACCTTCGACCGAGGTGAACATCGCGTCCGTACGGTTGGGCAGCCCGGACTCGCGGACAACCCGCACAGCGTCGGCGACGTACTCGCCGACGTCCTCACCGACGCCCAGCGGGGTGACGGAGAAGGCGACGATCACGCGTCCACCTTGCTCTCGCGGCGGGCGCGGGTGGCGATGACGGCGTCCTGCTCGTAGCGCTTCAGCAGCTTGTCGCCGTACAGGCCGCCGAACGGCAGGAGCGCGAGAAGGAAGAAGAGGCCGACCCGCTCGAGGGGCCACTTGGTCTTCGCCCACACGTCGAGCAGCAGCACCGCGTAGATCACGAAGAGCACGCCGTGCAGGATCCCGAGAGGCATCATCAGGAAGTCGATGTCCGAAATGCGGCTCAGCAGCGAGCCGAAGATCAGCAGAGCGGGGAAGGAGAGCGCCTCCGGGACGGAGATGAGGCGCAGCCGGTGGATGGCGGTGGCGGTCTTGATGTCCACGAAGGCACCTTTGACGTCGGGGTCGGACACGACACGGTTGGACAGTGATCTTGTGAATGAATGCACAAGCGGGGGCCACCATTGTGGCATCTGCCCGTGCTGTCCCTCGTCAGGGTCCGGATCATCCCCGAGTCCCCTGTTCGGGGCCGGAATCACCGGTTAACGTCCTCCCGTGGCAATGTTCCGACTCCAAGGCAGCAAAGTGCTCGCCGTCGACATGACCGGCGACGCCGTCAAAGCGAAGAACGGTTCGATGGTCGCCTACGACGGCCAGATGACCTTCAAGAAGATGTCCGGTGGCGGTGAGGGCATCCGCGGGATGGTCACCCGCCGGCTCACCGGCGAGCAGATGACCATGATGGAAGTGAAGGGGCAGGGCACCTGCTTCTTCGCCGACCGCGCGTCCGAGATCAACCTCGTGAACCTGCATGGCGACAAGCTCTACGTCGAGTCGAGCAACCTGCTGTGCACCGACGCGGGACTGCGCACCGGCACGACGTTCACCGGACTGCGTGGCGGCGCGACGGGCAACGGGCTGTTCACCACCACCGTGGAGGGCACCGGCCAGGCGGCGGTCATGTCGGACGGTCAGGCCGTGGTGCTGCGCGTGACGCCGCAGTACCCGCTGTCGGTCGACCCCGGCGCGTACATCGCGCACCAGGGCAATCTGCGGCAGGACTTCCAGTCGGGTGTGACCTTCCGCACGTTCCTCGGTGAGGGCGGCGGCGAGGCGTTCCAGATCCGCTTCGAGGGCGACGGGCTCGTCTACGTCCAGCCGAGCGAGCGGAACACCGTCGGAGGGGACGTCTGATGCCGTTCCGCGAGGTCAATTCCAAGATGGTCGAGGCCACCGTGGTCCCGGGCCAGAAGATGTACTCCCAGCGCGGCGCCATGCTCGCGTACAAGGGCGAGGTCTCGTTCACGCCGAACATGAGCGGCGGTCAGGGCGGGCTGATGTCGATGATCGGGCGCCGCGTGGCGAACGAGGCGACGCCACTGATGACGGTCGAGGGCAGCGGGACCGTGATGTTCGGCCACGGCGGCCATCACATCCAGGTCATCAACCTCACCGGCGACACCCTCTGTGTCGAGGCGGACCGGCTGCTCGCTTTCGACGGGACACTGCAGCAGGGAACGATGTTCATGGGCTCGCAGGGCGGGGTCATGGGCATGGTGCGCGGGCAGGTGACCGGCCAGGGCCTGTTCACCACGACCCTCAAGGGCCACGGCGCGGTCGCGGTGATGGCGCACGGCGGAGTGATCGAGCTGCCGATCACCCCGGGGCGGGCGGTCCATGTGGACCCGCAGGCGTATGTCGCGCACCACGGCGACGTACGCAACAAGCTCTCCACGGCGCTGGGTTGGCGCGACATGGTGGGCCGCGGCTCGGGCGAGGCGTTCCAGCTCGAGCTCAGCGGCAGCGGTGCGGTGTACGTCCAGGCGTCGGAGGAGAAGCTGTGAGCACGCCGGTGATTTTCGACCCGACGACGCTGCCGAGCGACGACAACGTCAATCCGTACACCTTCTGCGTGGAGCTCAAGTCGAGCCAGTGGTTCCTGCAGAAGGGCAAGATGATCGCCTATTACGGGCGCATCGACTTCAACGGAATCGGCCACGGCCGGCTCGACCGGCTGAGGCGTACGTCCTTCCATTCGCCGCTGCACGCGAGCGACTGGGTGGTGGCGGAGGGCGGCGGCAAGATGCTGCTCGCCGACCGGGCCTTCGAAGTCAACTCCTTCGACCTCGACAACGGCAATCTCACGATCCGGTCCGGCAATCTGCTCGCGTTTCAGCCGACGCTGGCACTGAAGCAGTCGATCGTGCCGGGGTTCGTGACGCTGATCGGGACGGGGAAGTTCGTCGCCGCCTCGAACGGCCCGGTGGTCTTCATGGAGCCGCCGATCAGGGTGGATCCGCAGGCCCTCGTGGGGTGGGCGGACTGTCCGTCACCCTG encodes:
- a CDS encoding acyl-CoA mutase large subunit family protein, which produces MDADAIEEGRRRWQARYDKARKRDADFTTLSGDAVEPVYGPRPGDTYEGFERIGWPGEYPYTRGLHATGYRGRTWTIRQFAGFGNAEQTNERYKMILAAGGGGLSVAFDMPTLMGRDSDDPRSLGEVGHCGVAIDSAADMEVLFKDIPLGDVTTSMTISGPAVPVFCMYLVAAERQGVDPAVLNGTLQTDIFKEYIAQKEWLFQPEPHLRLIGDLMEHCAQGIPAYKPLSVSGYHIREAGATAAQELAYTLADGFGYVELGLSRGLDVDTFAPGLSFFFDAHLDFFEEIAKFRAARRIWARWMKEVYGAKTDKAQWLRFHTQTAGVSLTAQQPYNNVVRTAVEALSAVLGGTNSLHTNALDETLALPSEQAAEIALRTQQVLMEETGVANVADPLGGSWYVEQLTDRIEADAEKIFDRIKDRGRLAHPDGQHPIGPMTSGILRGIEDGWFTGEIAESAFRYQQSLEKGDKRVVGVNVHHGSVTGDLEILRVSHEVEREQVRVLADRKAGRDDALVKSSLEAMLAAARDGSNMITPMMDAVRAEATLGEICDALRDEWGTYTEPPGF
- a CDS encoding DUF3817 domain-containing protein, which produces MKANVLTRYRAMAYITAVWLLVFTAAIVAKYAFHVGDTMLISQIHGVLFIVYVIFAFDLGSKAKWPFGKLLWVLAAGCIPFASFFVEPKITRETRRHIADAVSPVKAEA
- a CDS encoding MarR family winged helix-turn-helix transcriptional regulator, coding for MPKPLSLPFDPIARADELWQQRWGPVPSMAAITSIMRAHQILLAEVDAVVKPYGLTFARYEALVLLTFSKAGELPMSKIGERLMVHPTSVTNTVDRLVRSGLVDKRPNPNDGRGTLASITDKGREVVEAATRDLMAMDFGLGAYDAEECAEIFALLRPLRIAADDFDAK
- a CDS encoding MTH1187 family thiamine-binding protein translates to MIVAFSVTPLGVGEDVGEYVADAVRVVRESGLPNRTDAMFTSVEGDWDEVMDVVRRAVAAVEERVPRVSLVLKADIRPGVTDALTSKVETVERHLAG
- a CDS encoding DUF3817 domain-containing protein — encoded protein: MDIKTATAIHRLRLISVPEALSFPALLIFGSLLSRISDIDFLMMPLGILHGVLFVIYAVLLLDVWAKTKWPLERVGLFFLLALLPFGGLYGDKLLKRYEQDAVIATRARRESKVDA
- a CDS encoding AIM24 family protein, which produces MFRLQGSKVLAVDMTGDAVKAKNGSMVAYDGQMTFKKMSGGGEGIRGMVTRRLTGEQMTMMEVKGQGTCFFADRASEINLVNLHGDKLYVESSNLLCTDAGLRTGTTFTGLRGGATGNGLFTTTVEGTGQAAVMSDGQAVVLRVTPQYPLSVDPGAYIAHQGNLRQDFQSGVTFRTFLGEGGGEAFQIRFEGDGLVYVQPSERNTVGGDV
- a CDS encoding AIM24 family protein, producing MPFREVNSKMVEATVVPGQKMYSQRGAMLAYKGEVSFTPNMSGGQGGLMSMIGRRVANEATPLMTVEGSGTVMFGHGGHHIQVINLTGDTLCVEADRLLAFDGTLQQGTMFMGSQGGVMGMVRGQVTGQGLFTTTLKGHGAVAVMAHGGVIELPITPGRAVHVDPQAYVAHHGDVRNKLSTALGWRDMVGRGSGEAFQLELSGSGAVYVQASEEKL
- a CDS encoding AIM24 family protein, with the translated sequence MSTPVIFDPTTLPSDDNVNPYTFCVELKSSQWFLQKGKMIAYYGRIDFNGIGHGRLDRLRRTSFHSPLHASDWVVAEGGGKMLLADRAFEVNSFDLDNGNLTIRSGNLLAFQPTLALKQSIVPGFVTLIGTGKFVAASNGPVVFMEPPIRVDPQALVGWADCPSPCHHYDHGYMSGVMGGVRALTGIGGASGEEHQFEFVGAGTVLLQSTEVLMAEHATGTVPSEPGVPGGHGGPAGGGQHGSAPRLPGQLGDLQRRFGL